A genomic region of Chloroflexota bacterium contains the following coding sequences:
- a CDS encoding response regulator transcription factor — MKVVVVDDSPEIIEVVTLCFHLRWGSTAVFPASDGNKGLELIEKENPDLVILDIGLPDMDGFEVLREIRRFSHVPVIMLTVKSEDTDIAKGLELGADDYVTKPFSHIELLARVQAVMRRSRGAPTPAEEQPYTSGKLHVDFARNEVMVDDKPVKLTSTEYKLLYHLIKNEGRLLSHENLLIQACGEAYRDARDLLRVHIQHLRQKLGDNVESPSIIVTEHGMGYKFVSPA; from the coding sequence AGAAGTAGTCACACTGTGTTTTCATCTGCGTTGGGGGAGCACGGCGGTTTTTCCGGCCAGTGATGGCAATAAGGGGCTGGAGCTTATCGAAAAAGAAAACCCCGACCTGGTCATACTTGATATCGGACTGCCTGATATGGACGGTTTCGAGGTGCTACGCGAGATACGGCGCTTCTCTCATGTGCCGGTTATAATGCTGACCGTGAAGAGCGAAGATACAGACATCGCCAAGGGGCTTGAACTGGGTGCCGATGATTATGTTACCAAGCCCTTCAGTCATATTGAACTGCTGGCCCGGGTGCAGGCGGTGATGCGCCGTTCCCGAGGCGCGCCAACTCCTGCTGAAGAACAGCCCTATACCAGCGGGAAATTGCACGTTGACTTTGCCCGCAATGAGGTCATGGTTGACGACAAGCCGGTGAAGCTTACGTCAACCGAATACAAACTGCTCTATCATCTCATCAAGAATGAAGGGCGTTTGCTTTCCCATGAAAACCTGCTCATCCAAGCCTGCGGTGAAGCATACCGTGACGCCAGAGACCTGCTCCGTGTCCATATCCAGCACCTGCGGCAAAAGCTCGGGGATAACGTTGAGTCACCCAGCATCATCGTCACCGAGCATGGCATGGGCTACAAGTTTGTCAGTCCCGCCTGA